A genomic window from Maridesulfovibrio sp. includes:
- the tmk gene encoding dTMP kinase, which translates to MFITFEGIEGTGKTTQIKLLTNFLKESGHEVDVTLEPGGSRIGRELRKILLNMDSTDITGECELFLYLADRAQHVGQVIKPAVEAGKVIISDRFADSTIVYQGYGRGLDPKLLRELNDVAVSGHWPDLTVLLDIDPEIGLKRAMTRNLQDNKMQEEGRFEAESIDFHSRVREGYLTWAALNQERFVVINADQTPDEIFTEIKEKVVERLQSR; encoded by the coding sequence ATGTTCATTACCTTTGAAGGGATAGAAGGCACCGGAAAGACAACTCAAATCAAACTGCTCACAAATTTTCTTAAGGAATCAGGGCATGAGGTGGATGTTACTCTTGAACCGGGCGGAAGCCGGATAGGTAGAGAGCTGCGCAAGATTCTTCTGAATATGGACAGCACCGATATTACCGGGGAATGCGAACTTTTCCTTTATCTTGCAGACCGGGCACAGCATGTCGGCCAGGTGATTAAACCAGCAGTAGAGGCTGGAAAAGTGATTATTTCAGACCGGTTTGCTGATTCAACCATTGTTTATCAGGGGTATGGGCGTGGACTTGACCCTAAACTTCTGCGTGAGCTTAACGATGTTGCAGTATCGGGTCATTGGCCAGATTTGACAGTCTTGCTGGATATTGATCCTGAAATCGGCCTTAAGCGGGCAATGACAAGGAATCTACAGGATAACAAAATGCAGGAAGAAGGCCGTTTTGAGGCAGAATCCATTGATTTTCACAGCCGCGTCAGAGAAGGATACCTGACTTGGGCCGCCCTTAATCAGGAGCGTTTTGTTGTTATTAATGCGGACCAGACTCCTGATGAAATTTTTACAGAGATCAAAGAAAAAGTGGTTGAACGTTTGCAAAGCAGATAA
- a CDS encoding HD domain-containing protein, with product MSQKYTYIKDLINGERVKDIFLVGDAQLRESRNGPFWNLRLQDNSGAVEAKIWSPLSQNFRNLEAGMFVVAGGLVGSFRDKLQLTIEVLDILDPESTGLDITDFLPSSAEKPEDMMQELDYLIAEHMVHPPWKKFCRKVLKDDTVYGRLLTATGAKAVHHAYVGGLLEHTLAVAKLCMSICDNYPEVDRQVVLAAAIFHDLGKAWELSGGLTNDYTDEGRLLGHIHIGVEVLEPFLHKSRDLDPKLKLHLKHLILSHHGEYEFGAPKRPKTPEAFILHFADNIDAKMNTIFAELGKLEGSDSNWTPYQRFLDRYLYKAEKSPDNPSSKCELKKSEAQCSLPLKG from the coding sequence GTGTCGCAAAAATATACATATATTAAAGATCTTATAAACGGGGAGAGAGTTAAAGATATCTTTCTTGTCGGTGATGCCCAGTTGCGTGAATCTAGAAACGGACCTTTCTGGAATCTGCGTTTGCAGGATAATTCAGGTGCGGTTGAAGCAAAGATATGGAGTCCCTTAAGTCAAAATTTCAGGAACCTTGAAGCCGGAATGTTTGTTGTTGCCGGAGGTCTGGTCGGATCTTTCAGGGATAAGCTTCAACTGACCATTGAAGTTCTTGATATTCTTGATCCAGAATCAACCGGGTTGGATATTACCGATTTTCTCCCTTCCAGCGCAGAGAAACCAGAAGATATGATGCAGGAGCTTGATTATCTCATTGCCGAGCATATGGTTCACCCGCCATGGAAAAAATTTTGCCGCAAAGTACTTAAAGATGATACCGTTTATGGTAGGCTTCTTACCGCTACCGGGGCAAAGGCTGTTCACCACGCATATGTTGGTGGACTACTTGAACACACCCTTGCTGTCGCCAAGTTGTGTATGTCAATTTGTGACAATTATCCCGAAGTTGATCGTCAGGTTGTTCTTGCTGCTGCCATTTTCCACGATCTGGGAAAGGCGTGGGAGCTTTCCGGCGGCCTGACAAATGATTACACAGATGAAGGGCGCTTGCTGGGACATATTCACATTGGGGTTGAAGTTCTTGAACCTTTTTTGCATAAGTCCAGAGATCTTGATCCAAAATTAAAGCTTCACTTAAAGCACCTCATTCTTTCACATCATGGCGAATACGAATTTGGTGCGCCTAAAAGACCCAAGACACCGGAAGCTTTTATACTGCATTTCGCTGATAATATTGATGCGAAAATGAATACTATTTTTGCTGAACTGGGTAAGCTGGAAGGTTCTGACAGTAACTGGACACCGTATCAGCGGTTTCTGGACAGATATTTATACAAGGCGGAAAAATCTCCAGATAATCCGTCGAGCAAATGTGAACTCAAAAAATCGGAGGCTCAATGTTCATTACCTTTGAAGGGATAG
- the surE gene encoding 5'/3'-nucleotidase SurE: protein MNILLTNDDGIQAIGLRALYQGLIKAGMNVQVVAPVTEQSAVGHAVSLSSPLRVKRFDEDGFTGLGVYGTPVDCVKLGLTTLLDVKPDIVVSGINSGANVGVDILYSGTVSAATEGALMGYPAIAVSYDSFKPEELTDQGEYCADLLKKIPWAELSEKTVINLNFPAMPVKDAGELKICRHTRVSWQDWYDTREDPRGHKYYWLDGVMPKDKISPGTDRDLLTKGHITMTPLHFDFTDREAIATLEQSFGV, encoded by the coding sequence ATGAATATCCTTCTAACTAACGACGACGGCATACAGGCTATTGGCCTTCGAGCCCTGTATCAAGGTCTTATTAAGGCCGGGATGAATGTTCAGGTTGTAGCCCCGGTGACTGAACAGTCCGCAGTGGGACACGCCGTATCGCTCTCCTCGCCCCTTCGTGTCAAGAGATTTGACGAAGACGGGTTTACCGGACTTGGGGTTTATGGAACTCCGGTGGATTGCGTTAAGCTCGGTTTAACCACCCTGCTGGACGTAAAACCGGACATAGTTGTTTCCGGTATCAACAGCGGCGCAAACGTAGGTGTTGATATTTTATATTCAGGAACAGTTTCAGCGGCTACTGAAGGAGCGCTCATGGGTTATCCGGCCATAGCTGTTTCATATGACAGTTTCAAACCGGAAGAACTTACAGATCAGGGCGAATATTGTGCTGACCTGCTTAAGAAAATTCCATGGGCGGAACTCAGCGAAAAGACTGTAATCAATTTGAATTTTCCAGCAATGCCGGTCAAGGATGCGGGAGAACTTAAAATATGCCGCCACACCCGCGTTTCATGGCAGGACTGGTATGATACACGAGAAGATCCGCGCGGGCATAAATATTACTGGCTGGACGGAGTTATGCCTAAAGATAAAATCAGCCCCGGCACTGATCGGGATCTCCTGACTAAAGGGCATATTACCATGACTCCGTTGCATTTTGATTTCACCGATCGGGAGGCAATTGCGACTTTGGAACAGAGTTTCGGTGTCTAG
- the fba gene encoding class II fructose-1,6-bisphosphate aldolase, which translates to MPLVSPKEMFEGAYAGGYAIGAFNVNNMEIIQGIMEAGSEEKAPLILQVSAGAKKYAGLIYITKLVEAALEVNDLPVVLHLDHGANFEICKEVIDGGFTSVMIDGSHLPYEENIAMTKKVVEYAHDNGVWVEAELGRLAGVEGHVHSEKSIYTDPDEAVEFVERTGCDSLAIAIGTSHGAYKFTGEARLDFDRLDKIASMMPNYPIVLHGASSVVPEFVAMANEFGGDIAGAKGVPEDLLRKAASKAVCKINIDTDIRLAMTGVIRKFLAEHPTEFDPRGYLGESRKAVKEMVRHKMINVLGCSNTI; encoded by the coding sequence ATGCCACTAGTTTCGCCCAAGGAAATGTTCGAGGGAGCTTATGCCGGCGGCTATGCCATTGGCGCGTTCAATGTGAACAACATGGAAATCATTCAGGGAATTATGGAAGCGGGTAGCGAAGAAAAAGCTCCCCTCATTCTTCAGGTTTCTGCCGGTGCTAAAAAATATGCCGGCTTGATTTACATAACTAAACTCGTGGAGGCTGCTCTGGAAGTAAATGATCTTCCTGTCGTTCTTCACCTCGACCACGGCGCAAACTTTGAAATTTGTAAGGAAGTTATCGACGGCGGATTCACATCTGTAATGATCGACGGTTCTCATCTTCCTTACGAAGAAAACATTGCCATGACCAAGAAGGTGGTAGAATACGCTCACGATAACGGCGTATGGGTCGAAGCCGAGCTTGGCCGTCTCGCCGGTGTTGAAGGTCATGTCCATTCCGAAAAGAGTATTTACACCGATCCTGATGAAGCAGTTGAATTTGTAGAGCGCACAGGCTGCGACTCTTTGGCAATTGCCATCGGAACCAGTCACGGAGCATACAAGTTCACAGGTGAGGCAAGACTTGATTTTGACCGTCTTGACAAAATCGCATCCATGATGCCTAACTACCCCATCGTTCTCCATGGCGCATCCAGCGTTGTTCCTGAATTCGTAGCGATGGCTAATGAATTTGGCGGCGACATTGCCGGAGCAAAAGGGGTCCCCGAAGACCTGCTGCGTAAGGCTGCTTCCAAAGCCGTCTGCAAAATCAATATTGATACCGATATTCGCCTTGCAATGACTGGCGTAATCCGCAAATTCCTGGCCGAACACCCCACCGAGTTTGATCCTAGGGGTTATCTGGGAGAATCCCGCAAGGCCGTTAAAGAGATGGTCCGCCATAAGATGATCAATGTGTTGGGCTGCTCCAACACCATATAA
- the gap gene encoding type I glyceraldehyde-3-phosphate dehydrogenase has product MAVKVGINGFGRIGRYLVRLIHDSKDFDLVAINARASNEDLALLFKHDSVHGTFNADVEANDDGFTINGKQIVVTRCAPGEWLWKDLGCELVVESTGKFRDRESCEKHMACGAKKVVISSPGIDADLTVVMGVNDGEITPEHNIISGASCTTNCLAPVAKVINDEFGLERGLMTTVHAYTMSQRVLDGSHKDIRRARACAVNMVPTTTGAAKAVTMVIPELEGKLDGMSIRVPTPNVSLVDLTCDLGRSTTKEEVNAVLAKAANEHMGYTEKPLVSTDYLGDTHGGVVDGPLTEVMDGKMLKLIIWYDNEASFTNQLVRLMKKVSEMI; this is encoded by the coding sequence ATGGCTGTAAAAGTTGGTATTAATGGGTTCGGCAGAATCGGGCGCTATCTCGTCCGCCTGATTCACGACAGCAAGGATTTTGACCTTGTCGCAATCAATGCCCGAGCATCAAATGAAGACCTCGCTCTTCTCTTCAAACACGATTCAGTACACGGAACCTTTAACGCCGATGTAGAAGCAAATGATGACGGTTTCACCATCAACGGTAAGCAGATTGTAGTAACCAGATGCGCTCCCGGTGAGTGGCTCTGGAAAGACCTCGGATGTGAACTGGTTGTTGAAAGCACCGGTAAATTCCGTGACCGTGAAAGCTGTGAAAAACATATGGCCTGCGGTGCCAAAAAAGTTGTCATCAGTTCCCCCGGCATAGATGCCGATTTGACCGTAGTTATGGGCGTGAACGATGGTGAGATCACACCGGAACACAATATTATTTCCGGTGCATCCTGTACTACCAACTGTCTGGCCCCCGTTGCCAAAGTAATCAACGATGAATTTGGTCTCGAACGCGGCCTGATGACAACCGTGCATGCGTATACCATGAGCCAGAGAGTTCTGGACGGTTCTCATAAAGACATTCGCCGTGCACGTGCATGTGCGGTAAATATGGTCCCGACCACAACTGGAGCTGCAAAAGCGGTAACCATGGTCATTCCTGAACTCGAAGGCAAACTTGACGGGATGTCCATCCGAGTACCAACCCCCAATGTCTCTCTCGTGGACCTGACCTGTGACCTCGGCCGCAGCACCACAAAAGAAGAAGTGAATGCAGTGCTTGCAAAAGCTGCAAACGAGCACATGGGCTACACTGAAAAGCCTCTTGTCTCCACCGACTATCTCGGCGATACCCATGGTGGTGTTGTTGACGGTCCACTGACTGAAGTCATGGACGGCAAAATGCTCAAACTCATCATATGGTACGACAACGAAGCAAGTTTCACCAACCAGCTTGTCCGCCTGATGAAAAAAGTATCAGAAATGATTTAA
- a CDS encoding amino acid ABC transporter permease produces MFASKGQRQKAHNKILIIDFLLFCIIATGFCYLLYRGTEKLGYNWQWFRVSEFIFSINNGKFTPGLLLQGLAVTLKITGLSFVLTFVIGLGTAIMRLSSSFTTKIIARIYLEVIRNTPLLIQLFFVYFVVAPIIGIDGFWASVISLSLFEGAYASEIFRAGITSIDRGQWEAAFSLGGDKRFAYFNVILPQAIPRIAPPLAGQAISLVKDSALVSTVAIYDLTMQGQSIISETFLTFEIWFTVAAIYLSITLLLSWMLDNAARKFKSEW; encoded by the coding sequence ATGTTTGCTTCTAAGGGCCAGCGACAAAAGGCTCATAATAAAATCCTAATTATCGACTTTCTGCTCTTCTGCATAATCGCCACCGGTTTTTGCTACCTTCTCTATAGGGGTACGGAAAAGCTTGGTTACAACTGGCAATGGTTCCGCGTATCGGAATTCATTTTTTCCATAAATAATGGAAAGTTTACCCCTGGACTTTTGTTGCAGGGACTTGCAGTTACCTTAAAAATCACAGGTCTAAGCTTTGTGCTGACCTTTGTCATTGGCCTTGGGACAGCAATAATGCGTCTTTCAAGTTCATTTACTACCAAAATTATTGCCCGCATTTATCTTGAAGTGATACGTAACACACCGTTACTTATCCAGCTTTTCTTTGTGTACTTTGTAGTGGCACCCATCATCGGCATAGATGGTTTCTGGGCCTCGGTGATTTCCTTGAGTTTATTTGAAGGAGCCTATGCTTCGGAAATTTTCCGTGCCGGAATTACTTCCATAGATCGTGGACAATGGGAAGCGGCCTTCAGCCTTGGTGGAGATAAACGTTTTGCTTACTTCAATGTAATATTACCGCAGGCAATTCCACGGATCGCCCCTCCCCTTGCGGGGCAGGCTATTTCACTGGTCAAAGATTCCGCACTGGTAAGCACTGTTGCCATCTATGACCTGACCATGCAGGGCCAATCTATTATTTCTGAAACCTTTTTAACTTTTGAGATATGGTTTACTGTAGCAGCCATATATCTTTCGATTACGCTTTTGCTTTCATGGATGCTGGATAATGCAGCACGAAAATTTAAAAGCGAATGGTAA
- a CDS encoding transporter substrate-binding domain-containing protein, with amino-acid sequence MTLWRTVSVGMTTVLLIMGLSSAVWAGDARKALSQDSALETIQKRKTLRVGFSTFKPWAMKDKNGNFIGFEIDVAKRLASDMDVKISFIPTKWDGIIPALLTGKFDIIIGGMGITPKRNLKVNFSDPYEFSGMSIVANKDVLKDKSSLADFNNANTRVSVRLGTTAEKAAKNFLPKANILKFNDEAASIQELLNGKAACLVASNPLPENLVKKYPNKLYLPLQADFTSEPIGFAVRKGDPDFLNFLNNWIRVCNSEGWLEARYNYWFKTDDWKSQVE; translated from the coding sequence ATGACCTTATGGAGAACCGTCAGCGTTGGCATGACTACCGTACTCCTTATTATGGGCCTTTCATCAGCTGTTTGGGCTGGAGACGCAAGAAAAGCACTCTCTCAGGACAGCGCTCTCGAAACAATTCAGAAACGTAAAACACTTCGCGTAGGTTTTTCGACATTCAAACCATGGGCCATGAAAGATAAAAACGGCAATTTCATAGGTTTTGAAATTGATGTAGCGAAACGTTTGGCCTCAGACATGGATGTTAAAATAAGTTTCATTCCCACTAAATGGGATGGTATTATCCCCGCACTGCTTACCGGTAAATTCGATATCATCATCGGTGGTATGGGAATCACCCCCAAGCGAAACCTTAAGGTAAACTTTTCCGATCCTTATGAATTCAGCGGAATGTCCATTGTTGCCAACAAAGACGTTTTAAAAGATAAATCTTCACTCGCTGACTTTAATAACGCAAACACACGTGTTTCTGTTCGGCTCGGCACAACTGCGGAAAAAGCGGCAAAAAACTTCCTGCCAAAAGCTAATATCCTTAAATTCAATGATGAAGCTGCTTCCATTCAGGAACTTCTCAACGGTAAGGCAGCCTGCCTCGTGGCTTCCAATCCCCTGCCTGAAAATCTCGTTAAGAAGTATCCCAACAAGCTTTACCTCCCATTACAGGCTGATTTCACAAGTGAGCCCATCGGTTTCGCTGTTCGCAAGGGCGATCCAGACTTCCTGAACTTCCTTAACAACTGGATCAGAGTCTGCAACTCCGAAGGCTGGCTTGAAGCCCGCTACAACTATTGGTTCAAAACTGACGACTGGAAATCACAGGTAGAATAA
- a CDS encoding amino acid ABC transporter permease, with product MVGFIFIWRHLAHDFNYKWDWSVIPGYIIHIDSSGDWQPGMLTQGLLVTLRLSLWSIILGLLTGTVMGIWRVSPRPLLRMISGSYVGLVRNVPPLVLIFIFYFFLGDQIMQATGITELSYSLEDSTSPVLNTLFGPVEQIPAFLSGVLTMALFEGAYITEIVRAGIESVDREQWEASAALGFTRRNQLIHIILPQAFSCSLPPLAGQFISTIKDSSIVSVISIQELTFAGQELMSATYRTFEIWTVVILMYFILTFPCSIAVRELEKKMNNHRSQNH from the coding sequence ATGGTTGGTTTTATTTTTATTTGGCGGCATTTGGCTCATGACTTCAACTACAAGTGGGATTGGTCAGTAATTCCCGGATACATCATCCACATTGACTCCTCCGGTGATTGGCAGCCAGGCATGCTTACACAAGGATTGCTTGTTACCCTGCGGCTATCCTTGTGGTCGATCATACTCGGATTACTCACAGGAACAGTCATGGGTATATGGCGGGTAAGCCCTAGACCTTTGCTGCGCATGATCTCCGGGAGTTACGTCGGATTGGTCCGTAATGTTCCACCGCTGGTGCTCATTTTCATCTTCTATTTTTTTCTTGGAGACCAGATCATGCAGGCAACCGGTATTACCGAACTTTCATATTCTCTTGAAGACAGCACATCTCCAGTTTTAAATACTCTATTCGGTCCAGTTGAACAGATTCCGGCCTTTTTGTCCGGCGTACTGACCATGGCTCTTTTTGAGGGAGCTTATATCACAGAAATTGTCAGAGCCGGAATTGAATCAGTTGACCGTGAACAATGGGAAGCATCAGCAGCTTTGGGATTTACCAGACGCAACCAACTTATCCATATAATCCTTCCGCAAGCTTTTTCCTGTTCTCTACCGCCTCTGGCCGGACAATTTATTTCAACAATCAAAGATTCGTCGATTGTGTCGGTCATCTCAATTCAAGAGCTTACCTTTGCCGGACAGGAGCTCATGTCGGCAACCTACAGAACTTTCGAGATTTGGACGGTGGTTATTTTGATGTACTTCATCCTAACATTCCCATGCTCGATTGCTGTACGCGAACTTGAGAAAAAAATGAACAACCACCGAAGTCAAAATCACTAA
- a CDS encoding HD-GYP domain-containing protein: MKKFIDSFAGRKFRTESVASMTVHQFAESLGNAIDAKDHYTCSHSEEVAVVAQILAVELGLPPRECELLHIAGHLHDIGKIGLPDSILKKTGRLTPDEYEVVKMHPSMGADIVKPVASVSGLDQITGIILHHHERYDGGGYPHGFKGDQIPFGARLMAVADTLSAMASNRPYRAAIKFDRIVEEIKDCSGSQFDPRVVDAFLECADQIGEYFSGSNAVVQEYEPEQEVFPEQIRFVS; encoded by the coding sequence ATGAAAAAATTTATAGATTCTTTCGCCGGAAGAAAATTTCGCACTGAAAGTGTAGCGAGCATGACTGTTCACCAGTTCGCAGAATCCTTGGGCAACGCTATTGATGCTAAAGACCATTACACATGTTCACATTCTGAAGAAGTGGCTGTTGTCGCCCAGATATTAGCTGTGGAGCTGGGGCTTCCACCTAGAGAATGTGAGTTGTTGCATATTGCCGGTCATTTACATGATATCGGTAAAATCGGTTTGCCGGACTCGATTTTGAAAAAAACAGGACGTCTAACTCCGGATGAATATGAAGTCGTGAAAATGCACCCGTCCATGGGTGCTGACATTGTTAAGCCCGTAGCTTCGGTCTCCGGATTAGACCAAATAACCGGGATTATACTACATCATCATGAACGTTATGACGGAGGAGGCTATCCTCATGGATTTAAGGGTGATCAGATTCCATTCGGTGCGCGGCTTATGGCTGTTGCGGATACATTATCGGCTATGGCCAGTAATCGGCCATACCGTGCAGCAATAAAATTCGATCGAATAGTGGAAGAAATTAAGGATTGTTCAGGATCGCAATTCGACCCGCGGGTGGTTGATGCGTTCTTGGAGTGCGCCGATCAGATAGGAGAATACTTTTCTGGCAGTAATGCAGTTGTACAAGAATATGAACCTGAACAGGAAGTATTCCCGGAGCAGATCCGTTTTGTGTCTTAG
- a CDS encoding methyl-accepting chemotaxis protein, with translation MSLKLKLITFCVAIGLIPLILIGTLSVNMASHALSNQAFGQLESVRDAKKKNLQDLVNKWFQEVELFSNVKEIYNTVGLIGEYAMEYAVPGKPMDINSDEYAELHQYASTPFQPFVKTLGYDDALLMNDYGRVLYSIKKEKDLGADLRKGRYKDTNLGRAFAKAVKGKIVFADFEPYPPMGGTPVAFVCAPVHSHAGDIQGVVALRIPLKEINSIMTLRSGMGETGESYLVGPDMLMRSDSELYSGTRTVKQSFSNPSTGKVDSEAVRLALKGKSKTALMTDSTGNEQLIAFTPIEVGKSRWALMSEISKDEAFHAVSRLWTFAIIISGITAVLVVLVTLVFLRNSILGPLERIESFVSAIASGDFKAKLEGKFKSEIKNLADGIQIMVSDLKNKLGFSQGMLDGMTVPCLISDTDANISYLNQPLCELLESGSSCESWVGRPVKELLQAPQGERGILSRCLEDKEAILNVERCWKTKKNNFRDVRIDAAPLYDLDNKLIGGFAIIVDLSEMKAKEKQINEQHKVMVEITEKAQSISQYLTKGASEIETQVDQVSSNTEKQFDRIEYSSQAITEMNQTLMHSVSNAENAAVQAKSTRKRAEQGMQTMTETSVAINQLQTLSDKVMENMKQLGDHSQSIGGIIGVINDIADQTNLLALNAAIEAARAGEAGRGFAVVADEVRKLAEKTMQSTKEVEMAIKSIQASAQSNIANTDQTVEAVEHASGLVGKSVQAFQEISGMSVDTATEIEKIAYATDQQSEAHGQIHKSVEDLKMLAGETKADMQKSAKSITSLARTAQELEKLIERLSNAAGI, from the coding sequence ATGTCTCTGAAATTAAAGTTAATTACTTTTTGCGTTGCCATAGGTTTAATTCCCTTGATTCTAATAGGAACGCTCAGCGTGAATATGGCTTCACATGCACTATCAAATCAAGCCTTCGGACAGCTGGAATCAGTCCGGGATGCTAAAAAGAAAAATTTACAAGACCTTGTAAATAAATGGTTCCAAGAAGTGGAACTCTTCTCGAATGTTAAGGAAATATATAATACAGTTGGCCTGATCGGAGAATACGCCATGGAATACGCTGTTCCAGGCAAACCTATGGACATAAACTCTGACGAATATGCCGAACTGCACCAGTATGCTTCCACTCCTTTTCAGCCTTTTGTAAAAACATTGGGTTACGACGATGCTCTGCTGATGAATGACTATGGCCGGGTTCTTTATTCTATAAAGAAAGAAAAAGACCTCGGAGCCGACCTTAGGAAAGGAAGATATAAGGACACAAACCTGGGTCGGGCTTTCGCGAAGGCTGTTAAAGGAAAGATCGTCTTCGCTGATTTTGAACCATATCCCCCTATGGGTGGGACTCCGGTCGCGTTTGTCTGCGCCCCGGTACATTCTCATGCCGGGGATATTCAGGGAGTTGTTGCCCTGCGAATTCCGCTAAAGGAAATCAACTCCATAATGACTCTGCGCTCCGGCATGGGCGAAACAGGTGAATCATATCTTGTAGGTCCCGATATGCTGATGCGTTCAGATTCTGAACTTTATTCAGGCACACGCACAGTGAAACAATCTTTCAGTAACCCTAGTACGGGTAAAGTTGATTCCGAGGCTGTCAGACTGGCTCTGAAAGGTAAAAGCAAGACCGCTTTAATGACCGACTCTACAGGAAATGAACAACTTATTGCTTTTACTCCCATAGAAGTAGGCAAATCCCGCTGGGCCCTCATGTCCGAAATCAGCAAAGATGAGGCCTTTCATGCTGTTTCTAGACTTTGGACTTTTGCGATTATCATTTCTGGAATAACGGCAGTACTGGTTGTACTGGTGACTCTGGTCTTCTTGCGTAACTCAATTCTAGGGCCCCTTGAACGTATTGAATCATTTGTCAGCGCTATCGCCAGCGGAGATTTCAAAGCTAAGCTTGAAGGAAAATTCAAAAGTGAAATTAAAAACCTTGCTGACGGCATTCAGATTATGGTCAGTGACCTAAAAAATAAACTCGGTTTCTCGCAAGGCATGCTCGACGGGATGACAGTTCCCTGCCTGATCTCTGATACTGATGCAAATATATCTTACCTTAACCAGCCGCTTTGCGAATTACTGGAGAGCGGCAGTTCCTGCGAAAGCTGGGTCGGACGTCCGGTAAAAGAACTGTTACAGGCCCCTCAGGGAGAAAGAGGCATACTAAGCCGTTGTCTTGAGGACAAAGAAGCTATACTCAATGTCGAACGCTGCTGGAAAACAAAGAAAAACAACTTCCGAGATGTACGAATTGATGCTGCTCCGCTCTACGACCTCGACAATAAATTAATCGGTGGATTTGCCATAATCGTTGACCTGTCCGAGATGAAAGCCAAGGAAAAGCAAATCAATGAACAGCACAAAGTAATGGTTGAAATAACGGAGAAAGCCCAGTCTATATCACAATACCTCACCAAGGGTGCATCCGAGATAGAGACTCAGGTTGATCAAGTGAGCTCAAACACAGAGAAACAATTTGACCGCATTGAATACTCATCACAAGCCATCACTGAGATGAACCAGACCCTTATGCACTCTGTTAGCAATGCGGAAAATGCCGCTGTCCAAGCTAAATCTACTAGGAAACGTGCGGAACAAGGCATGCAGACCATGACCGAAACAAGTGTTGCAATTAATCAGTTACAAACCCTATCAGATAAGGTCATGGAAAATATGAAACAACTTGGCGACCACAGCCAATCCATCGGTGGAATTATCGGTGTAATTAATGATATTGCCGACCAGACAAACCTGCTGGCCCTTAATGCCGCAATTGAAGCCGCACGAGCAGGTGAAGCTGGACGCGGGTTCGCGGTTGTAGCGGATGAAGTCCGCAAACTTGCCGAGAAAACGATGCAATCCACCAAAGAAGTTGAAATGGCGATCAAAAGTATTCAGGCTTCAGCTCAATCAAACATTGCTAACACGGACCAGACAGTTGAAGCTGTAGAACATGCCAGCGGACTGGTTGGAAAATCAGTACAGGCTTTTCAGGAAATCTCCGGGATGTCGGTAGATACTGCCACTGAAATTGAAAAAATTGCTTATGCAACAGACCAGCAGTCTGAAGCACACGGCCAGATTCATAAAAGTGTAGAGGACCTGAAAATGCTTGCCGGAGAGACTAAAGCTGACATGCAGAAGTCGGCAAAATCAATAACCTCTCTGGCTAGGACAGCTCAGGAACTAGAAAAACTGATCGAAAGACTTAGCAACGCCGCCGGAATTTAA
- a CDS encoding lysophospholipid acyltransferase family protein has protein sequence MKIKIDPVIFAPHVAFLYRWWVRSMRFEIHGYERVLSLHKQGKPLMLALWHNELFSLIGVGFLKKLPLVTMASDSKDGQIITEVLERIGYEVARGSSTRGGLKAMLGVARVMRKQGKIGAITMDGPKGPRHEVKPGILAIAQKTGAVIIPMRAYPANPVVFHNSWDRFELPKPFKPCKIILGDPFEVTDEKLGDTILESEAHRLENIMDSLT, from the coding sequence ATGAAGATCAAGATTGATCCTGTCATCTTTGCGCCGCATGTGGCTTTTTTATATCGCTGGTGGGTGCGGTCCATGCGCTTTGAGATACATGGATATGAAAGGGTTCTCTCACTCCATAAGCAGGGCAAACCGTTAATGCTGGCATTGTGGCATAATGAATTGTTCAGTCTGATCGGGGTGGGGTTTCTCAAAAAACTGCCGCTGGTAACAATGGCCAGCGACAGTAAAGATGGACAGATCATAACTGAGGTGCTGGAGCGCATCGGGTATGAAGTTGCCCGTGGTTCATCCACCCGTGGCGGCCTGAAAGCAATGCTTGGTGTTGCGCGGGTGATGCGTAAGCAGGGTAAGATCGGAGCTATTACCATGGACGGTCCCAAAGGTCCGCGCCATGAAGTTAAACCCGGTATTCTGGCTATTGCCCAAAAAACCGGAGCGGTTATAATTCCCATGCGGGCTTATCCTGCCAATCCTGTGGTTTTCCATAACTCTTGGGACAGGTTTGAATTACCAAAGCCGTTTAAGCCGTGTAAAATTATACTCGGTGACCCTTTTGAGGTTACGGATGAGAAGCTTGGTGACACTATTCTGGAATCTGAAGCTCACCGCCTTGAGAATATCATGGATAGTTTGACGTAA